A stretch of the Aphis gossypii isolate Hap1 chromosome 2, ASM2018417v2, whole genome shotgun sequence genome encodes the following:
- the LOC114128656 gene encoding protein NipSnap: MFNSILKQCTLSCTKQITVPLQFRCLSFNTASLKDNKELENNNNEGWLKKLLVRRIEPTKEQHSRMLSDKEVIYELQTHNVRPDSTDNYMKNYEQVVKLCQKIPNLKYELIGSWSVRVGDLDQYVHLWKHQGGYAEIDKTNNILLQNQEYAKLRNQCGQFLRSRHLQYLLAFSFWPSIELKSGSNIYEIRSYSLKPGTMIEWGNNWARAINHRRSNDEPFAGFFSQVGRLYNVHHFWCYKNLEVRTQTREAAWMSPGWDECVAYTVPLIKEMQSKILHPTPFSPTQ; encoded by the exons ATGTTTAATTCCATATTGAAACAGTGTACGCTTTCGTGTACAAAACAGATCACTGTACCATTGCAATTTAG ATGTTTGTCTTTTAACACGGCCTCTCTTAAAGACAACAAAgaattggaaaataataataatgagggATGGCTGAAAAAGTTACTGGTTCGACGAATAGAACCAACTAAAGAACAACATTCTCGCATGTTATCTGACAAAGAagtaatatatgaattacaaACTCACAATGTACGTCCCGATTCGACtgataattatatgaaaaacta tgAACAGGTGGTCAAATTGTGTCAAAAAATACCCAACTTAAAGTATGAATTGATTGGCTCTTGGTCTGTACGTGTAGGTGATCTAGACcaatatgtacatttatgGAAACATCAAGGTGGTTATGCAGAAATTgataaaaccaataatattctattacaaaatcaa gaaTATGCAAAATTACGCAATCAATGTGGTCAATTTTTGCGTTCAAGGCATCTACAGTACTTGTTAGCTTTCAGCTTTTGGCCttctattgaattaaaatctgGTTCCAACATATATGAGATTCGTAGTTATAGTTTGAAACCAGGTACAATGATTGAGTGGGGTAATAATTGGGCACGAGCAATCAATCACCGGCGTTCAAACGATGAACCATTTGCCGGTTTCTTCTCTCAAGTTGGTCGTCTCTACAATGTTCATCATTTTTGGT gttataaaaatttagaagtGCGTACACAAACTAGAGAAGCTGCTTGGATGTCCCCTGGGTGGGATGAATGTGTTGCATACACAGTTCCACTAATTAAAGAAAtgcaatctaaaatattacatccTACACCATTTTCCCCTACTCagtaa